The window TTGGGGCGGGGTTTCCGGTACGGCGGGTGTCGTGGTGCCGCTTCCTTACCTCCACGGACGGCCCCCGCAGGCGAACATTCACGCCACTTCCCGCATCCCGGGTCGCCCCGGCACGCGCGGCGGGCCTCCCTCGGGGGAGGGCCACCCGCCCCGTCCACGAGTGCGCGGGCTCACGGACTCGCGGCGTCCGCCGCCTCGTACGCGGGCGGCTGGGGCGTGGGCGACTTGCCACCCCGGCTCGTCACGGCGCGGACCTTGGAGGTGGCCTTGCGGCGCGCGGCGCGCAGGGCATCGCGGCCCAGGTCCATCACCGCGGACACGGCCCCGGACACCAGGTTGCCCGGCGGCGTGTCCGGCGCGAGCGGGTGCGGATGCGTGGGCGCCGTCTTCTTCGCGTTCTCCAGCAGCAACCCCAGCGCGCGCAGCTCCTGGGGACGGAAGGCCTTCTTGACCTCCGGGAACAGCGTGCCCTCCTCCTCGAGCACGTGCGTGCGGACGTTCTCCATCAGCACGTGCACCTTCGCGTCGAAGCGCTCCGCGTCCGGCGGCAGGTCGTCGAGCTCCGACAACAGCCACTTCACGACATGGTGCTCCTCCAGCGAGCGCAGCACCTCGTGCAGCAGCGGCACCGAGCGGGCACGCACCGCCGGGTAGAAGACCTGCTCCTCGATGGCCGAGTGGATGGACAGCTCGAGCACCATCTGGTCCACCAGCTTGCGCTTCAGCTTGTGGGCGTTGGGGCCCGTCTTCTCGAACTTGCGGAAGAGTTGCTCCACCGTCTTGTGGTCCGCCTTCAGCAACGCGATGGCATCCATGGGGTTCGCCTCCTGTCCGGCCCACCGGGGCCCACGTCCGCTCGGCGCGAGGCGCCCGGCGCGACATGCCCCGAATGGTGGGGACGCTGCTCCCGGCATGCCTGGGCGGTGAGGACACGGCTCGTCCTCCCGGGCCCCCGACGAGCGGGCGGACGTTCCCACTCCAGGGGTGTCGTCAGGGAATGCACGCGGCTCCCTCACCTGGGGGACAGGCTGCCGTGAGGTGGCAGCGGACTTCACATTCCATGAAGCGGAAGGGCCTGGGTGGAGAGCCCGAGCGACGAGGGCAAGGAGGCGGGGTGTCGGGGGTGACGGAGCGGCCGTCCTCCAGGGCAGTCCCACGCCACCCCACGTCTGCGCAATGTCCGGACAGCGGAACGAGGTGCATCGCAGGGTGGCGGGGAGAGGGGAAGCGCCGTGAACATCGTGATGAATGACGTATTGCGCGTCCGGGTGGCTCGAATCAGCCAGGAAGCCAAGGGCATCCGCTCATTCGAACTGGTGGGAGAGGAGGCCGGGGCGCTCCCCGCCTTCGAGGCGGGTGCCCACCTCGACGTGCGGGTGCCCGGGCCGGAGACGTCGCTGCGCTCGTACTCGCTCTGCAACGACCCCGAGGAGACGCATCGCTACGTCATCGCCGTGCAGCGCGAGGAGCACGGCCGGGGCGGCTCGCGCGCGATGCACGAGCACGTGCGCGAGGGCGACGTGCTCGTGGTCAGCCCGCCTCGCAACGACTTCCCCCTGCTCTTCGCGCGCAGCTACGTGCTGGTGGCGGGAGGCATCGGCATCACTCCGCTGCTGGCCATGGCGCGTCAGCTCGAGCGCACCGGCGCGAACTACCGCCTGTACTGTTGCGTCCGCGAGCCCGCGCGCGCCGCGTTCCGCGAGGCGCTGTCGTCACCGCCCTTCAAGGACAAGGTGCTCTTCCACTTCGATGGTGGAGACCCGGCCAAGGGGCTGGACCTCGACGCGCTGCTCTCCTCGCGCGCGCCGGGCTCGCGCCTGTACTGCTGCGGCCCCGCCGGGTTGATGAAGGCGGTGCGCGACACCGCCACGCGGCACCGCTGGCCCTGGGAGAAGGTCCACTTCGAGTCCTTCTCCGCCGAGGGCGCGGGCGCCGCGAGCGGGAAGGAGGACCGGGACTTCGAGGTGACCATCCGCAGCACCGGGCAGGTGCTGAACGTGCCCAGGGGACAGTCGGTCCTCAACGTGCTGCGCCGCAACGGCCTGCGCGTTCCCAGTGAATGCGAGGCGGGCTCGTGCGGGACGTGCGTCACCCGCGTCTGCGAAGGACAGGTGGAGCACCGGGACACGTTCTTCGAGCAAGGGAGCGCGAACGACGAGCGCATGCTCGTCTGCGTGTCACGCGCCCGCTCGAAGCGATTGGTGCTGGACCTGTAGTCAGGCGGCCCAGCCGGAGGACTCCCGCCGCGAGCGGGCGACCTCCTCCCGCACCAGTCCGCGCAGCGCCTCCGGGTCGAACGGCTTCTCCACGCGCGGGTTCTCCACGCGCTCCAGGAAGTTGCGCGCCGTCGGCGTGAAGGCGCCCCCGGTGATGAAGACCACGCGCTCCGCCACCGAGGGCACCGTGCGACGGAGGGCCTCGTACAGGTCCATGCCCGTCATCTCCGGCATCATCAGGTCGCAGAGCACCACGTCGTAGCGGGGTGGCTCTGGCTGAAGCAGGCGCTCCAACGCCTGACGCGCGCCCACCACCACGTCGACGTCGTTCTCCCGCGCCAGCGTGCGTCGGATGGCACCGCTCACCAGCGCGTCGTCGTCCACCACGAGCACCCGCCCTCGCACCGGCTTCGGGGGCACCACCTCGGCGGGCGCCTCGCCCGGGAGGTCACCCGCTCCAGGCCCGGGTCCTCCCGTGGACAGCGACGCCCCATGGGGGACGGGCGCGCGGCCTTCGCTCGGTGTGGCGGGGGGCCGCGCCGTGGACGCACGCTCCATACCGAATCCCCCGGTGGGGTCCTGCTCGTGCCCATGGCGGGCACCGCCCTCGTGGAGGCCCGCGCCCACCGTGGGAGCGCCTGGCCGAGTGGCCGGCCGCTCCATCGACGCACGGGCGGCATCCGCTCCGTTGTGATGGGCCCGGTCGGTGCGCGGACTCGAGGACGAAGCGGAGCGCTCGTGCGCGGTTCGTGGATCGTGAGAGGCGTCGTCCGGTGCGCCCGTGCGCGGCCGAACGTCCTCGCTCCCGTGACGGGTTTCGGAGAGTCCCGGGCGCGCCATGCCCATCGCGACCTCGGCGGTGGGCCCCACGGTGGTGCTCGGAGATGTTCCAGGCCCCATCCCTGGTGTGCCGGAGGTCCACTCCGGGACGGAGCGTCCGTGCGCCTCCGCCGACAATGTGGACAGTCCCGGCATGGTTCCCGCCGTCCGCTCTGTCACGGGACGTCCGAGGGGACGGCCCGCCAGCTCGGGCTCGGACATCCGAGCCGCGCCGCCAGTCGCGGACATCTGTGGAGAGAGAGCATCTTGCCCCTCAAGGACCCGCTCTCCGATGGAGTGGCCACCAGGACCCGACGATGAGACGGGCAGTCCCGGTGCCCGCTCCGCGGAGCGACTCCCGACGGCGCTCTCCGGAACGGAGGCGGAGGCAATGCCCGCCGCGCCCGAGTCCTGCTCCGTCACCGTGCGCTCCCCAGGACTCCATTTCTCCGACGTCCACTGCGCTCCGAGGTTCGAGGATGAGACGGGTGTTCCCGGCATTCGCTCCGTGCCGTGACTCCCGATGGAACTCGCCGGCATGGAGGGATGACTCGCCGTCCCCCGCGCGCTCTCCGCTGATGTGACGGACGATTCTGGCTCACCCGAGGTCCACTCCGGGTCCAGGGAGCCAGCGGACCCCGTGGCCCCGGCGTGCACTCCCGTCCCCGACGACCCATCCGTCGCCTCGCGCCCGTCGAGCCCCGCCGACACGGTCGGAATCCCTGTCGTCGCCGAGGTCCGCTCCGTCACGGAGCGAGCCGCACGCGACGACTCGTCGACGGCGGGCACGCCCCGGGACGACGACACGCGGTCCGCCACCGGCCTGTTCCCCAACGTCGGGTAGCCGCTCATCGAGAGGCGCGCGTCCCGAGGACGCCCCAGCACCTCCGAGGAGGACCGCGTCCCCGCGTCCTTCGCCCGGCGCAGCATGACCCGGAAGACGGAGCCCTTGCCCAGCTCGCTCTCCACGGAGATGGAGCCGCCCATGGCCGTCACGTACGCATGACACAGCGACAGCCCCAGCCCCGTGCCCACGCCCACCGGCTTCGTCGTGTAGAACGGGTCGAAGATACGACCGAGCGACTCCGGCGAAATCCCGCTCCCCGTGTCGCGCACCTCCGCCACCGCCCACCCGTCCGGGCCCGCGCGAGTGACGAGGCGCACCTCGTTCTCCTCCGCGCGCCCCTCCGGCAACGCCTGCGCCGCGTTGATGAGCAGGTTCAGGAACACCTGCGCCAGCCGCGCCTCGTTCCCCTCCACCCACGTCACGTCGCCGTAGTCCCGCACCACCTTCGCGCGAGGACGCAGCTCGCCCATGGCGATCTTCACCGCGGAGTCGAGCACCTCCGCCAGCTCCACCGGCCCCTGCTTCTCGTCGTCCGGCCGAGAGAAGGTCTTCAGGTCCCGCACGATGCGCCGCACGCGGTCCGCGCCATGCAACGCCTCGCGCAGCGCCTGGCTCACCTCGCGCAAGCGGGAGCCCGCGTCGCGCCGGTCCCCCAGCTCCTTCGCGAGCGCCTCCGACTCCTCGCTCGCGTGCTCCAGGTTCGACACGATGTACGCCAGCGGGTTGTTGATTTCGTGCCCCACGCCCGCGGCGAGCTGCCCCACCGCCGCCATGCGTCCGGCCTGGACCAGCTGCGCCTGCGTCTGCCGCAGCGTCCGCACGTTCGCCTCGAGCTCCTCGTTCGCCCGAGCCAGCTCCCGCGTGCGCTCCTGCACGCGCGCCTCCAACCACCGCTCGCGCGCCTTCAGCTGCCCCACGCGCAACAGGTACACGCTGACGCCCAGCATCCCCATGCCCAGCACGAACAGCGCCCAGAAGTCCGTGCGCTGCCAGAGGCTCGGCTCCAGCAGCACGTCCAGCGTCACCGGCTCCGTCCACTGCCCGTCACGCCCCTCCGCCTGGACCTCGAAGCGGAAGCGCCCCGGCCGAAGCCCCGTGTACGTCGCCCGGCGCACCTCCGCCCGCACCCAGCCGTCGTCGTGCCCCACCAGCCGGTAGCGGAACGGCAGCCGCGCCGCGTCCCCCGGCGTGAAGGCCGTGAAGCGGATGTCCAACCGCGACCCATCCGGCCGCAGCTCCACCGGACTCACCACCTCCACCGGCTGCCCCTGGACCCGCACCTCCTCGATGCGCACCTCCGGCGCCTGGCGGCTGGCGCTCAGGCGCACCGGGTCCACGACGATGGCGCCCTGAATCGTGGTGAACCACAG of the Myxococcus stipitatus genome contains:
- a CDS encoding hemerythrin domain-containing protein; protein product: MDAIALLKADHKTVEQLFRKFEKTGPNAHKLKRKLVDQMVLELSIHSAIEEQVFYPAVRARSVPLLHEVLRSLEEHHVVKWLLSELDDLPPDAERFDAKVHVLMENVRTHVLEEEGTLFPEVKKAFRPQELRALGLLLENAKKTAPTHPHPLAPDTPPGNLVSGAVSAVMDLGRDALRAARRKATSKVRAVTSRGGKSPTPQPPAYEAADAASP
- a CDS encoding PDR/VanB family oxidoreductase, with translation MNIVMNDVLRVRVARISQEAKGIRSFELVGEEAGALPAFEAGAHLDVRVPGPETSLRSYSLCNDPEETHRYVIAVQREEHGRGGSRAMHEHVREGDVLVVSPPRNDFPLLFARSYVLVAGGIGITPLLAMARQLERTGANYRLYCCVREPARAAFREALSSPPFKDKVLFHFDGGDPAKGLDLDALLSSRAPGSRLYCCGPAGLMKAVRDTATRHRWPWEKVHFESFSAEGAGAASGKEDRDFEVTIRSTGQVLNVPRGQSVLNVLRRNGLRVPSECEAGSCGTCVTRVCEGQVEHRDTFFEQGSANDERMLVCVSRARSKRLVLDL
- a CDS encoding two-component regulator propeller domain-containing protein, with product MVISGQRLRAVWRGLVGLVFVVGLVLAGTGHALDPQRRVSQFSQDSWRSDDGLPQNSLLSLAQTRDGYLWLGTWEGLARFDGARFVVFDKRNTPELRNHTIKALAEDASGVLWVGTDQGLVTYSNGRFERAPGASAPLEGVRVEELLVGEGVLWVGTTGGLWQVPLSGGVARQYTEADGLPSPVITALAHAGGDNRLWVGTKSGVALMTGGQLEPHPFPVPGPDARPEVTALFRDASGGLWMGTDSGLVSWNGTVARRFTAVDGLPAGVTSLLSDSRGNLWVGTRRGGLVRREADGFSAPLHGAGLADAEVLSLLEDRDGNLWVGTYSGLFRLRDGPFATYGIPEGLSNETVSTVLEDRSGTVWLGTVGGGLFRLRDGRILHVDDFGGGSDAVITALHEAPDGTLWVGSNAGAFQYDGQRFVRTALTQGLPDDVVTAMLIDSRGSAWFGTRKGLARVRGGDVTVFGAKQGLVQPIIVMAEDASGAMWFGSEGGLWRYEEGKGLRRFTVKDGLPGEVVLSLLADADGTVWVGTESGLGRWRNGNWVRYTVSMQGLYDDAVFSIVSDGDGHLWMSSNKGVSRVSRRDLDDVAEGKRSRLQAMGFDQRDGMRSAECNGNTQPSGWRGRDGRLWFTTIQGAIVVDPVRLSASRQAPEVRIEEVRVQGQPVEVVSPVELRPDGSRLDIRFTAFTPGDAARLPFRYRLVGHDDGWVRAEVRRATYTGLRPGRFRFEVQAEGRDGQWTEPVTLDVLLEPSLWQRTDFWALFVLGMGMLGVSVYLLRVGQLKARERWLEARVQERTRELARANEELEANVRTLRQTQAQLVQAGRMAAVGQLAAGVGHEINNPLAYIVSNLEHASEESEALAKELGDRRDAGSRLREVSQALREALHGADRVRRIVRDLKTFSRPDDEKQGPVELAEVLDSAVKIAMGELRPRAKVVRDYGDVTWVEGNEARLAQVFLNLLINAAQALPEGRAEENEVRLVTRAGPDGWAVAEVRDTGSGISPESLGRIFDPFYTTKPVGVGTGLGLSLCHAYVTAMGGSISVESELGKGSVFRVMLRRAKDAGTRSSSEVLGRPRDARLSMSGYPTLGNRPVADRVSSSRGVPAVDESSRAARSVTERTSATTGIPTVSAGLDGREATDGSSGTGVHAGATGSAGSLDPEWTSGEPESSVTSAESARGTASHPSMPASSIGSHGTERMPGTPVSSSNLGAQWTSEKWSPGERTVTEQDSGAAGIASASVPESAVGSRSAERAPGLPVSSSGPGGHSIGERVLEGQDALSPQMSATGGAARMSEPELAGRPLGRPVTERTAGTMPGLSTLSAEAHGRSVPEWTSGTPGMGPGTSPSTTVGPTAEVAMGMARPGLSETRHGSEDVRPRTGAPDDASHDPRTAHERSASSSSPRTDRAHHNGADAARASMERPATRPGAPTVGAGLHEGGARHGHEQDPTGGFGMERASTARPPATPSEGRAPVPHGASLSTGGPGPGAGDLPGEAPAEVVPPKPVRGRVLVVDDDALVSGAIRRTLARENDVDVVVGARQALERLLQPEPPRYDVVLCDLMMPEMTGMDLYEALRRTVPSVAERVVFITGGAFTPTARNFLERVENPRVEKPFDPEALRGLVREEVARSRRESSGWAA